One Felis catus isolate Fca126 chromosome D1, F.catus_Fca126_mat1.0, whole genome shotgun sequence DNA segment encodes these proteins:
- the C1QTNF5 gene encoding complement C1q tumor necrosis factor-related protein 5 codes for MRPLVAVLLLGLAAGSPPLDDNKIPSLCPGHPGLPGTPGHHGSQGLPGRDGRDGRDGAPGVPGEKGEGGRPGLPGPRGEPGPRGEAGPAGATGPAGECSVPPRSAFSAKRSESRVPPPSDAPLPFDRVLVNEQGHYDATTGKFTCQVPGVYYFAVHATVYRASLQFDLVKNGESIASFFQFFGGWPKPASLSGGAMVRLEPEDQVWVQVGVGDYIGIYASIKTDSTFSGFLVYSDWHNSPVFA; via the exons AAGATCCCCAGCCTGTGTCCGGGGCACCCCGGCCTCCCCGGCACGCCGGGCCACCACGGCAGCCAGGGCCTGCCCGGCCGCGACGGCCGCGACGGGCGAGACGGCGCGCCCGGGGTTCCGGGAGAGAAAGGCGAGGGCGGGAGGCCAG GACTGCCGGGGCCCCGGGGGGAGCCCGGGCCGCGAGGAGAGGCGGGACCCGCGGGGGCGACCGGGCCTGCGGGCGAGTGCTCAGTACCTCCGCGCTCCGCCTTCAGCGCCAAGCGCTCGGAGAGCCGGGTGCCTCCGCCGTCGGACGCGCCCCTACCCTTCGACCGCGTGCTGGTGAACGAGCAGGGACATTACGACGCCACCACCGGCAAGTTCACCTGCCAGGTGCCCGGGGTCTACTACTTCGCGGTCCACGCCACCGTCTACCGGGCTAGCCTGCAGTTCGATCTGGTCAAGAACGGCGAGTCCATCGCctctttcttccagttttttggAGGGTGGCCCAAGCCAGCCTCGCTGTCCGGGGGCGCCATGGTGAGGCTGGAGCCAGAGGACCAGGTGTGGGTGCAGGTGGGCGTGGGTGATTACATTGGCATCTATGCCAGCATCAAGACAGACAGCACCTTCTCGGGGTTCCTGGTGTATTCTGACTGGCACAACTCCCCTGTCTTCGCTTGA